The Pantoea alfalfae genome includes a region encoding these proteins:
- a CDS encoding ParB family protein, protein MSAKRITIGRTFSQTPLENETPDSQHNQTFVLATGKRALFRFERIPASDVENKTFVTMETNGRDQAGLTPDSLRDIIRTIKLQQFFPAIGVMRDDRIEILDGSRRRAAALYCKTGLDVLVTDAAITADEARRLAQDIQTAREHNLREVGMRLLALKDGGLSQKEIAENQGLSQAKVTRALQAASVPSDLISLFPNHAELNYPDYKALLQAADKLSESGQSVEALINSISREIDVVCAREGLAEDELKNHILRLIRQGSQTLMKEPEKDKTQATALWSFADKDRFARKKVRGRMFSYEFNRQSKELQEELDKVIAETLKKYLNR, encoded by the coding sequence ATGAGCGCAAAAAGAATCACGATTGGCAGAACCTTCAGCCAGACTCCGCTGGAAAATGAGACGCCAGATAGTCAGCATAATCAGACATTCGTTCTGGCTACGGGCAAGCGCGCCCTGTTTCGTTTTGAACGCATTCCCGCCAGTGATGTTGAAAACAAGACATTCGTCACAATGGAAACCAATGGTCGCGATCAGGCCGGGCTGACACCCGATTCACTGCGGGATATTATCCGCACCATTAAGCTTCAGCAGTTCTTCCCGGCCATTGGCGTAATGCGCGATGACCGCATTGAGATTCTTGACGGTTCACGTCGGCGTGCGGCTGCGCTTTACTGCAAAACCGGGCTGGACGTACTGGTCACTGATGCCGCTATTACTGCCGATGAAGCCCGCAGACTGGCGCAGGATATTCAGACGGCACGCGAACACAATCTGCGGGAAGTAGGAATGCGCCTGCTGGCGTTAAAAGATGGTGGTCTGTCGCAAAAAGAGATCGCTGAAAATCAGGGATTATCGCAGGCGAAGGTCACACGTGCTCTTCAGGCAGCCAGCGTTCCGTCCGATTTGATTTCACTTTTCCCTAATCATGCTGAGCTGAATTATCCTGATTACAAAGCGCTGTTACAGGCGGCTGACAAATTGAGTGAATCTGGGCAAAGCGTTGAAGCTCTGATTAATTCTATCTCGCGGGAGATAGATGTGGTTTGCGCCCGCGAAGGGCTTGCCGAGGATGAGCTGAAAAATCACATTCTGCGTCTGATTCGACAGGGTAGCCAGACGTTGATGAAAGAGCCTGAGAAAGATAAAACACAGGCGACTGCGCTCTGGTCTTTTGCTGATAAAGATCGTTTTGCACGTAAGAAGGTACGCGGTCGGATGTTCAGCTATGAATTTAACCGGCAGTCGAAAGAGTTGCAGGAAGAGCTGGATAAAGTCATTGCTGAGACCCTGAAGAAATATCTCAATCGTTGA
- a CDS encoding AAA family ATPase, with protein MANDDKQVMKVAQRSERMLLSLTDQIQAQKQELHENTYYQVYAKAALAKLPKLTRASVDYAVNEMEESGYQFDKRAAGSSVKYAMSIQNIIDIYHHRGVPKYRDRHSDAYTIFVGNLKGGVSKTVSTVSLAHALRAHPHLLFEDLRILVIDLDPQSSATMFLNHERSVGLVEATAAQAMLQNVTRDELVNEFIVPSIIPGVDVLPASIDDAFIASSWDQLCAEHLPQQNVHAVLYDNVIAKLKKDYDFIFIDSGPHLDAFLKNAIAASDLLMTPVPPAQVDFHSTLKYLTRLPELIAIIEDSGATCRLQGNIGFMSKLSNKADHKLCHSLAKEIFGGDMLDAALPRLDGFERCGESFDTVISANPSTYVGSSEALKNARSAAEDFAKAVFDRIEFIRLN; from the coding sequence ATGGCTAACGATGACAAGCAGGTGATGAAAGTTGCACAGCGTTCTGAACGCATGCTACTAAGCCTTACCGACCAGATTCAGGCGCAAAAGCAGGAATTGCATGAAAATACGTACTATCAGGTTTACGCCAAAGCGGCGTTAGCAAAGTTGCCCAAACTGACACGAGCCAGCGTTGATTATGCTGTAAATGAGATGGAAGAAAGTGGTTATCAGTTTGATAAACGTGCGGCCGGATCTTCTGTTAAATATGCGATGTCGATTCAGAACATTATTGATATCTATCATCATCGAGGCGTGCCGAAATATCGCGATCGCCACAGTGATGCTTACACCATTTTTGTTGGTAATCTGAAGGGCGGCGTGTCTAAAACGGTTTCTACCGTTTCGCTGGCTCATGCACTTCGTGCCCATCCTCATCTGCTGTTTGAAGATTTACGTATTTTAGTGATTGACCTTGATCCACAGTCCTCAGCAACCATGTTTTTAAACCATGAACGTTCAGTAGGGCTGGTGGAAGCGACAGCGGCACAGGCAATGCTGCAGAATGTCACCCGTGATGAGCTTGTGAACGAATTTATCGTTCCGTCGATTATTCCGGGTGTCGATGTGCTGCCTGCCTCAATTGATGACGCCTTTATCGCCTCAAGCTGGGACCAGCTTTGCGCTGAACATTTACCGCAGCAAAATGTTCATGCCGTGCTGTATGACAACGTCATTGCCAAACTGAAGAAAGATTATGACTTTATCTTTATCGACAGCGGCCCGCATCTTGATGCTTTCCTGAAGAACGCCATTGCGGCCTCTGATCTGCTGATGACGCCGGTACCACCGGCTCAGGTCGACTTTCATTCCACGCTTAAATACCTGACGCGTCTGCCGGAACTGATTGCGATCATTGAGGATTCCGGCGCCACCTGTCGCCTGCAGGGCAACATTGGCTTCATGTCTAAGCTATCGAATAAAGCAGACCATAAGCTCTGTCATAGCCTGGCAAAAGAGATTTTTGGTGGTGACATGCTTGATGCAGCCCTTCCCCGCCTTGATGGCTTCGAACGTTGCGGCGAATCCTTTGATACGGTCATCTCCGCAAATCCTTCGACTTATGTCGGCAGCAGTGAAGCGTTGAAAAATGCAAGATCTGCTGCAGAGGACTTTGCAAAAGCCGTCTTTGACCGTATCGAATTTATTCGCCTGAACTGA
- a CDS encoding RepB family plasmid replication initiator protein — MADKDNENKALLEPFLSVTKNSGEVIQLHPNKNNTVQPVALMRLGLFVPTLKSTARGKSGAMASTDATKELKNLTLVKAEGYEKITITGARLDMDNDFKTWAGIIQSFSRYPTKGDTVTLPFIDFVKMCGIPSANSSAALRKRLDASLRRIATNTLSFEGNGKAYHTHLVQSAYYDREKDIVRIQADPKLFELYNFDHKVLLQLRAISRLKRKESAQALYTFLESLPTNPAPISLARLRMRLNLGSKTTTQNHVVRRAMEQLKEIGYLDYSEVKRGRSVFFIIHSRTPKLDGIGNLESIDSLDEIEFED, encoded by the coding sequence ATGGCAGATAAAGACAACGAAAACAAAGCGTTACTTGAACCTTTTCTGTCAGTGACCAAAAACAGTGGCGAAGTTATTCAGCTTCATCCCAACAAGAATAATACCGTTCAGCCGGTGGCATTGATGCGTCTTGGACTGTTCGTGCCGACGCTGAAATCAACCGCACGTGGTAAATCCGGCGCTATGGCATCAACGGATGCGACGAAAGAGCTGAAGAATCTGACGCTGGTGAAAGCGGAAGGCTACGAAAAGATTACCATTACCGGCGCACGGCTGGATATGGATAACGATTTCAAAACCTGGGCAGGCATTATTCAGTCCTTTTCGCGCTATCCGACCAAAGGCGATACCGTCACACTGCCGTTTATCGACTTTGTGAAGATGTGCGGCATTCCCTCTGCCAACTCGTCTGCCGCGCTGCGTAAGCGCCTGGATGCCTCTCTGCGCCGCATTGCGACCAATACGCTCTCATTTGAAGGCAACGGCAAGGCGTATCATACCCACCTTGTTCAGTCTGCTTATTATGACCGTGAAAAAGATATTGTGCGGATTCAGGCCGACCCTAAGTTGTTCGAACTCTACAACTTCGACCACAAGGTGCTGCTTCAGCTCCGGGCAATCTCCCGCCTCAAGCGTAAAGAGTCTGCACAGGCGCTCTACACCTTCCTTGAGAGCCTGCCGACCAATCCGGCACCGATATCGTTGGCACGCTTGCGTATGCGTCTTAATCTCGGCTCAAAGACCACCACGCAGAATCATGTGGTGCGGCGTGCGATGGAGCAACTGAAAGAGATTGGTTATCTGGATTATTCAGAAGTGAAGCGTGGCCGCTCAGTCTTTTTCATTATTCATAGCCGCACACCTAAACTTGATGGCATCGGTAATCTGGAGAGCATCGATTCACTGGATGAGATTGAGTTTGAGGATTAA
- a CDS encoding aldehyde dehydrogenase family protein codes for MTEHALSRNPATGEILARYPLQNSTELEQTLTESTSAFAAWQHSSMSDRVRVLRQLGEQIRLREQDLSRMITLEMGKPIAQARAEVLKCANLCDWYAEYGPAMLADQPTQITDAWQRFRPIGVILAVMPWNFPLWQVLRGAVSMLLAGNTYLLKHAPNVMGSATLMAELFRATDLPAGGFNLINVDNDGVSVAIKDDRIAAVAVTGSVRAGAAIAAQAGAALKKTVLELGGSDPFIVLADADLDEAVKSAVIGRFQNTGQVCMAAKRFIVEAPIAEEFEKRFTAAVQALTMGDPLDESTFLGPMARADLRDELDGQVKATLREGARLVLGGEKVAGQGNYYAPTILADVTSTMTAFRQELFGPVAAIAIARDPKHALEIANDSEFGLSATVWSGNEETADRLALQLEVGAVFINGNGASDPRVTIGGVKKSGYGRELSHFGVHEFCNVQTVWKNRR; via the coding sequence ATGACTGAACATGCTCTATCACGTAACCCGGCAACAGGTGAAATTCTGGCACGCTATCCTCTGCAGAACAGCACCGAACTGGAACAGACACTGACAGAAAGCACTTCCGCTTTTGCAGCATGGCAGCACAGCAGTATGAGTGACCGGGTGCGCGTATTACGTCAGCTCGGCGAACAGATCCGTCTGAGAGAACAGGATCTTTCTCGCATGATTACGCTGGAAATGGGTAAACCCATTGCACAGGCTCGCGCTGAAGTACTGAAATGTGCAAATTTGTGCGACTGGTATGCAGAATATGGCCCGGCAATGCTGGCCGATCAGCCCACTCAGATTACCGATGCGTGGCAGCGATTCCGTCCCATTGGGGTGATCCTGGCTGTCATGCCATGGAATTTCCCCCTGTGGCAGGTTCTGCGGGGCGCAGTCAGTATGTTGCTGGCAGGCAACACCTATCTGCTTAAACACGCGCCTAACGTCATGGGAAGCGCCACACTGATGGCTGAACTGTTCAGGGCAACCGATCTGCCTGCTGGCGGCTTTAACCTGATAAACGTCGACAACGACGGTGTCTCCGTCGCGATTAAAGATGACCGCATTGCTGCCGTCGCGGTTACCGGCAGCGTACGGGCAGGTGCAGCCATCGCGGCTCAGGCAGGTGCAGCGCTCAAGAAAACGGTACTGGAACTGGGTGGATCCGATCCCTTTATCGTGCTGGCGGATGCCGATCTTGATGAAGCGGTTAAATCTGCCGTTATTGGACGTTTCCAGAATACCGGGCAGGTGTGTATGGCTGCCAAACGCTTTATTGTTGAAGCTCCAATCGCTGAAGAATTTGAAAAACGCTTCACTGCCGCGGTCCAGGCACTCACCATGGGCGATCCGCTGGATGAAAGCACTTTTCTGGGTCCGATGGCACGCGCCGATCTGCGCGATGAACTGGATGGACAGGTGAAAGCAACACTACGTGAAGGTGCGCGTCTGGTGCTGGGTGGCGAGAAGGTGGCAGGGCAGGGTAACTACTATGCGCCAACCATTCTCGCTGATGTTACCAGCACCATGACCGCGTTCAGGCAGGAGCTGTTTGGTCCGGTCGCGGCCATTGCCATAGCACGGGATCCTAAGCATGCGCTGGAGATTGCCAATGACAGCGAATTTGGCCTCAGTGCTACCGTCTGGAGCGGTAACGAAGAAACTGCCGATCGGCTGGCACTGCAGCTGGAAGTCGGTGCCGTGTTTATTAATGGCAACGGCGCGTCCGATCCGCGCGTTACCATTGGTGGCGTCAAGAAAAGTGGCTATGGTCGTGAGCTGTCACACTTTGGTGTGCACGAATTCTGTAACGTGCAGACCGTGTGGAAAAACCGCCGCTAG
- a CDS encoding NAD(P)/FAD-dependent oxidoreductase encodes MPQRIAVIGAGVLGLAVAQSLSRRGAQVTVFDKNYPGNGTSQISYAWVNANGKEPTSYHDLNAHAIDEHKRWQASHPASPRWLLETGTLEWAADELSLRQLAQRAAKLTTLDYPVEKRSRAALLGAMPELRLDPRVQHAWSFPSECLLYPSLFIASLLADLRTSGGQLVCNNEVTTLTESAQDVHLTLASGDEWRGDQLVLATGRWAPELISQCGLELAMTDANRADPVACSFLAQTQPLPIPLRCNLITPELNVRPDGGGRLMLQALDLDQHADPARPVSPDGLIGKEMLRRLRRLFKNTEGARIERIETGQRSRPADGLPALGYISESARVYLMVSHSGMTLAPLLGRLVAEEMLSGTPSPMLSGFAPHRLLRPLSEVAKTAPAYLPAAQ; translated from the coding sequence ATGCCACAACGTATTGCTGTAATCGGTGCAGGCGTGCTGGGTTTAGCCGTCGCGCAGTCATTGTCGCGACGGGGCGCACAGGTCACCGTCTTCGATAAAAACTATCCTGGCAACGGAACCAGTCAGATCAGCTACGCCTGGGTCAATGCCAACGGCAAAGAACCCACCAGCTACCATGATCTTAATGCCCATGCGATAGACGAGCATAAGCGCTGGCAGGCCAGTCATCCTGCATCGCCCCGATGGCTGCTGGAAACCGGCACGCTGGAGTGGGCAGCCGATGAATTATCCCTGCGTCAGCTGGCGCAGCGCGCAGCAAAGCTTACGACGCTCGATTATCCCGTAGAGAAACGTAGCCGCGCCGCACTCCTGGGAGCAATGCCTGAGTTGCGGCTCGATCCCCGCGTTCAGCACGCCTGGTCTTTCCCTTCGGAGTGCCTGCTCTATCCCAGCCTGTTTATCGCCTCTCTGCTGGCTGATCTGCGTACCAGTGGCGGGCAGCTGGTCTGCAATAATGAAGTGACGACGCTGACTGAATCGGCGCAGGATGTCCATCTTACGCTGGCCAGTGGGGATGAATGGCGCGGCGATCAGTTGGTGCTGGCAACCGGCCGTTGGGCGCCGGAACTGATAAGTCAGTGCGGGCTTGAACTGGCGATGACCGATGCGAACCGCGCCGATCCTGTTGCCTGCAGTTTTCTGGCGCAGACGCAGCCTTTGCCGATCCCACTTAGATGCAATCTGATTACCCCGGAACTGAATGTGCGGCCGGATGGCGGTGGTCGCCTGATGCTGCAGGCGCTGGATCTGGATCAGCACGCCGATCCGGCGCGGCCGGTCTCGCCGGATGGACTGATTGGCAAAGAGATGTTGCGTCGGTTGCGGCGGCTGTTTAAAAACACCGAAGGCGCGAGAATTGAGCGGATTGAAACAGGACAGCGATCGCGCCCGGCAGATGGATTGCCCGCACTGGGCTACATCAGTGAGTCAGCACGCGTTTATCTGATGGTCAGTCATAGTGGCATGACCCTTGCCCCCTTACTGGGCAGACTGGTGGCTGAGGAGATGCTGAGCGGTACACCTTCACCGATGCTGAGTGGGTTTGCCCCGCATCGGTTGCTGCGTCCGCTCAGTGAGGTCGCTAAAACTGCGCCTGCCTATCTTCCGGCAGCGCAGTAA
- the zigA gene encoding zinc metallochaperone GTPase ZigA, protein MTLSALTSDDPRLPVAVLSGFLGAGKTTLLNHILNNREGRRIAVIVNDMSEINIDAALVRDGGAQLSRTDEKLVEMSNGCICCTLREDLLLEVKRLAQAGRFDHLVIESTGISEPLPVAETFTFEDEAGESLSAYARLDSMITVVDGFNFLRDYRSVDDLQSRGESLGEQDERSVVDLLVDQIEFCDLLVLNKTDLLSPAQLHQLKGMLQALNPHALIVNSEFGQVPLDCLLNTGRFDFDRAAQAPGWLQTLRGEHQPESEEYGIRNFVYRARRPFHPQRFWHAVNHQLDGVIRSKGYFWLASRPEYAAMWSQAGAVARQGYAGRWWVSVPRTEWPQDADSLNFIAEQWQEGTGDARQELVFIGIEMDEKSVRAALDHALLTPQEMAAGPEQWITLADPVPAWFDETTA, encoded by the coding sequence ATGACACTCTCTGCTCTGACATCAGACGATCCCCGTCTGCCGGTTGCCGTTCTCTCTGGCTTTCTCGGTGCCGGTAAAACTACCCTGCTTAATCATATACTGAACAACCGCGAAGGACGTCGCATAGCGGTGATCGTCAATGATATGTCTGAAATTAATATTGATGCTGCGCTGGTGCGCGATGGCGGTGCGCAGCTCTCCCGCACCGACGAAAAGCTGGTCGAAATGAGTAACGGCTGTATCTGCTGCACGTTGCGAGAAGATCTGCTGCTGGAGGTAAAACGTCTGGCTCAGGCCGGGCGTTTCGATCACCTGGTGATTGAGTCTACCGGTATTTCTGAACCGCTGCCGGTCGCCGAAACCTTTACGTTTGAAGATGAAGCGGGTGAAAGTCTTTCAGCCTATGCCCGGCTGGATAGCATGATTACCGTGGTGGATGGCTTTAACTTCCTGCGCGATTACCGTTCAGTCGATGATCTTCAGTCGCGCGGTGAGTCGCTGGGCGAGCAGGATGAGCGATCCGTGGTTGATCTGCTGGTGGATCAGATTGAGTTTTGTGATTTGCTGGTGCTGAACAAAACGGACCTGCTCAGCCCGGCGCAGCTGCACCAGTTGAAGGGCATGCTGCAGGCGCTTAATCCGCATGCGCTTATTGTGAACAGTGAGTTTGGGCAGGTTCCGCTGGACTGCCTGCTGAATACCGGCCGGTTTGATTTTGACCGGGCAGCGCAGGCACCCGGCTGGCTGCAGACCCTGCGCGGTGAGCATCAGCCGGAATCGGAGGAGTATGGCATTCGTAACTTTGTCTATCGCGCCCGTCGTCCGTTCCATCCGCAGCGTTTCTGGCATGCAGTAAACCACCAGCTTGATGGCGTTATCCGCTCTAAAGGCTACTTCTGGCTGGCCAGTCGGCCGGAATATGCCGCGATGTGGTCGCAGGCGGGCGCAGTGGCACGTCAGGGTTATGCCGGGCGCTGGTGGGTCAGCGTGCCGCGAACTGAATGGCCACAGGATGCGGATTCGCTCAACTTTATCGCTGAACAGTGGCAGGAAGGTACCGGCGACGCGCGCCAGGAGCTGGTCTTTATCGGCATTGAGATGGACGAGAAGAGCGTCCGTGCCGCGCTGGATCATGCGTTGCTGACACCACAGGAGATGGCTGCGGGGCCTGAACAGTGGATCACTCTGGCCGATCCGGTGCCCGCGTGGTTCGATGAAACCACCGCCTGA
- a CDS encoding ASCH domain-containing protein: MQQLTLVPRLMPAVRCGEKTSTIRWLEGDITIGPLRLVNQQDENDAVIVSVTQVDTLRLSEVAAMLGKQEEWPDEVLLEGMREHYPEIRLSSEVQLITHLTPAETLQKLPE; the protein is encoded by the coding sequence ATGCAACAACTCACGCTTGTCCCGCGTCTGATGCCAGCCGTCAGGTGCGGAGAGAAAACCTCGACAATTCGCTGGCTGGAGGGCGATATCACCATTGGCCCGCTGAGACTGGTGAATCAGCAGGATGAAAATGACGCGGTAATCGTGTCGGTGACGCAGGTCGACACGCTGCGCTTAAGCGAAGTCGCCGCAATGCTGGGAAAACAGGAGGAATGGCCTGATGAGGTGCTGCTGGAAGGGATGCGCGAGCACTATCCGGAGATCAGGCTGAGCAGTGAGGTGCAGCTAATCACTCACCTCACGCCCGCAGAAACCCTGCAGAAGCTCCCTGAATAG
- a CDS encoding helix-turn-helix domain-containing protein, whose product MNTPISIIANALVRERQRAGLSLAEVARRAGIAKSTLSQLEAGNGNPGIETLWSLCVTLNIPFSRLLEPDARRLQVIRRGEGLTVTADLADYQAVLLASCPPGVRRDIYLLEVQPGSERISQPHIPNTIEHIIIAKGRALVGPVDSAVELDVGDYITYPGDELHIFRALEADTMALLVIEHS is encoded by the coding sequence TTGAATACCCCTATCAGCATCATTGCCAATGCCTTAGTGCGTGAACGTCAGCGAGCCGGCCTGTCACTGGCCGAAGTCGCGCGCCGCGCCGGTATCGCCAAATCAACGCTCTCACAGCTGGAGGCGGGTAATGGCAATCCGGGCATTGAGACGCTGTGGTCACTGTGCGTAACGCTGAATATTCCGTTTTCACGGCTGCTGGAGCCGGATGCGCGTCGTCTGCAGGTGATCCGCCGTGGAGAGGGCCTGACAGTAACCGCCGATCTGGCTGACTATCAGGCGGTTCTGCTGGCATCCTGCCCGCCTGGCGTCCGGCGTGATATCTATCTGCTGGAGGTTCAGCCTGGCAGTGAGCGCATATCGCAGCCCCATATTCCCAATACTATAGAGCATATTATTATTGCTAAAGGTCGGGCGCTGGTGGGGCCGGTGGACAGCGCGGTAGAGCTGGATGTGGGTGATTACATTACCTATCCGGGCGACGAGCTGCATATCTTTCGGGCGCTGGAAGCCGATACGATGGCGCTGCTGGTGATTGAGCACAGCTGA
- a CDS encoding AzlC family ABC transporter permease yields the protein MLFPQMQLLDKGVIKAIFLVCLADGIVGLSYGSLASADGFPLWVPLALSTLVLAGASEFLFIGIVAGGGSPFTAAAAGLLVNARHLPFGIAVKDLVGKGSLGWFGCHIMNDESVVFGISQPQLAQRRSAYWLCGIGIGLIWPVSVMTGAAIGQFIPDVSMIGLDAVFPAILIALIFPALRQRRTRIPATVGALLYLLATPLVPAGMPVLFSLLGLLTWRSRK from the coding sequence ATGCTTTTTCCGCAAATGCAGTTGCTGGACAAAGGGGTGATCAAAGCGATTTTTCTGGTCTGCCTGGCTGATGGAATTGTCGGTTTATCCTATGGCTCGCTGGCCTCCGCCGACGGGTTTCCGCTCTGGGTACCGCTGGCACTGTCAACGCTGGTGCTGGCAGGTGCGTCTGAGTTTCTGTTTATCGGCATTGTGGCTGGCGGCGGCAGTCCCTTTACCGCGGCCGCTGCGGGCCTGCTGGTGAATGCACGTCATCTCCCTTTTGGCATTGCGGTCAAAGATCTGGTGGGAAAGGGTTCCCTGGGCTGGTTTGGCTGTCACATTATGAATGATGAAAGCGTGGTGTTTGGTATCTCACAACCACAGCTTGCCCAGCGTCGCAGCGCGTACTGGCTGTGCGGCATCGGTATCGGCTTAATCTGGCCGGTGAGTGTTATGACCGGGGCGGCGATTGGTCAGTTTATTCCTGATGTCTCAATGATTGGGCTGGATGCGGTGTTTCCGGCGATCCTGATTGCTCTGATCTTCCCGGCGCTGCGCCAGCGGCGAACCAGAATCCCCGCCACCGTCGGCGCGCTGCTCTACTTACTGGCGACGCCGCTGGTTCCGGCGGGCATGCCAGTACTGTTCTCGCTGCTGGGCCTGCTGACATGGAGATCGCGCAAATGA
- a CDS encoding AzlD domain-containing protein, with protein sequence MTHQGMIIAGIAMLAAGTYLMRFAGVRLGNRLPISERTQQMLSDAATVLLLAVAATTTLFEGQHFAGVARVAGVGFALLLAWRRAPLIVIILGAAAMTALLRFLGVA encoded by the coding sequence ATGACGCATCAGGGAATGATCATTGCCGGCATCGCCATGCTGGCCGCCGGAACGTATCTGATGCGCTTTGCCGGTGTCAGGCTGGGAAATCGTCTGCCTATCAGCGAGCGCACTCAGCAGATGCTCTCCGACGCTGCCACTGTGTTACTGCTGGCCGTCGCGGCGACCACCACGCTGTTTGAAGGCCAGCATTTTGCCGGTGTGGCACGGGTGGCGGGCGTGGGGTTTGCCCTGTTGCTGGCCTGGCGTCGGGCTCCACTGATTGTCATTATTCTGGGGGCGGCAGCGATGACCGCGCTGTTGCGTTTTCTCGGCGTGGCCTGA
- a CDS encoding DJ-1/PfpI family protein, with protein MNRPLQIGLLLFPDVTQLDLTGPWEVFARTPGVECHLIWKNRQPVRSDRGLSILPTTTFDDCPLLDVICVPGGPGQIALMSDDETLNFLRRQADQAQWVTSVCTGSLVLGAAGLLKGYRATSHWSSIDQLALLGAEPVNQRVVRDRNRISGAGVTSGIDFALTLVAEIAGDAVARAVQLQMEYDPEPPFSSGSPQTAPPAEVAQARAKMAEFIATRRAATERAARRLQADQLTDAGDAQQQK; from the coding sequence ATGAATCGTCCGCTACAGATTGGTCTGTTACTTTTCCCTGATGTTACCCAGCTCGATTTAACCGGCCCGTGGGAGGTATTTGCACGCACGCCCGGCGTGGAGTGCCATCTGATCTGGAAAAATCGTCAGCCGGTACGCTCCGATCGCGGCCTGTCGATATTACCGACTACCACCTTTGACGATTGTCCATTACTGGATGTGATCTGCGTACCGGGCGGGCCAGGACAGATTGCCCTGATGTCGGATGATGAAACGCTGAATTTTCTGCGACGGCAGGCTGACCAGGCGCAATGGGTCACTTCGGTCTGTACCGGTTCGCTGGTGCTGGGCGCTGCCGGATTGCTGAAAGGATACCGAGCGACCTCACACTGGAGTTCCATCGATCAACTAGCTTTGCTGGGCGCGGAGCCAGTGAATCAGCGGGTGGTGCGTGACCGCAACCGTATCAGCGGCGCAGGCGTCACCTCCGGCATCGATTTTGCCCTGACGCTGGTGGCGGAAATCGCAGGAGACGCCGTCGCCAGAGCCGTTCAGCTGCAGATGGAATATGACCCCGAACCACCGTTTTCCTCCGGCTCGCCGCAGACCGCGCCGCCCGCGGAGGTGGCGCAGGCACGGGCGAAAATGGCTGAGTTCATTGCTACGCGCCGTGCAGCAACTGAGCGGGCCGCGCGGCGACTACAGGCTGATCAGCTTACGGACGCCGGGGATGCGCAACAGCAGAAGTGA